One window of the Terriglobales bacterium genome contains the following:
- a CDS encoding ABC transporter ATP-binding protein yields the protein MRNLSVRYRHSAKHHVPAVCDVSFRIDRGEIVGLSGPSGSGKTSLGLALLNIVPRTAIVRADAVNFGGKDLLSLSERQMRAIRGKRIAMMHQEAALSLNPVIRVGDQISEVIRAHEKCTRRERRAKVVELLQSVGLSERQYESYPHELSGGERHRVVIAQALACRPALVIADEPTAGLDKELKDELLKLILRFRTEMGTSFLVISHDRQVLAQIADRTLEMTSGRVRESRPFRHAAEAFVANAQSSVMGTTEDSPEKLVSIHALSKSYVLNQRLFRRHASSVQALRAVTLSILRGSSFGLTGPSGSGKSTLAECIAGWERADSGEILFRGEDLTKLSGRALLRVRARIQLVLQDSAAAFNPNLTAEEIVEEPLLIQGKGKKERRALARRLFLETGLDGDMLTRTPLTFSGGQRQRLAIARALILNPELVIFDESMTGLDTETREQILQLLGRLKAARNLTYVLISHDADLLSAAADIIATMRSGELVDVVRCGKCIEPSDAAQFGPRLEAKALATGEPA from the coding sequence GTGCGCAACTTGAGTGTTAGATATCGCCACAGTGCCAAGCACCATGTTCCGGCAGTCTGCGACGTCAGTTTTCGCATTGATCGAGGTGAAATCGTCGGTCTTTCGGGGCCTTCCGGTTCAGGAAAGACGTCTTTGGGCCTCGCTTTGCTGAACATTGTCCCTCGCACGGCCATCGTCCGCGCCGATGCCGTCAACTTCGGAGGCAAGGATCTGCTGTCCTTAAGCGAACGGCAGATGCGGGCGATTCGTGGCAAGCGCATTGCCATGATGCATCAGGAAGCAGCGTTGTCGTTGAATCCAGTCATACGAGTGGGCGATCAGATTTCGGAAGTGATTCGCGCGCATGAGAAATGCACGCGACGCGAGCGGCGCGCGAAAGTAGTTGAACTATTACAAAGCGTCGGCCTCAGTGAGAGGCAATACGAATCGTATCCGCACGAGTTAAGTGGAGGTGAACGTCATCGCGTGGTAATCGCCCAGGCGTTGGCTTGTCGTCCTGCTCTTGTCATTGCCGACGAGCCAACGGCCGGTCTCGATAAAGAACTCAAAGACGAACTCCTGAAATTGATTCTGCGTTTCAGGACCGAAATGGGCACTTCCTTCCTCGTCATCAGCCATGATAGACAGGTGCTGGCGCAGATTGCAGATCGTACACTGGAAATGACCTCAGGCCGTGTGCGGGAATCTCGTCCGTTCCGCCATGCAGCAGAAGCTTTTGTGGCGAACGCGCAGAGTTCCGTAATGGGAACCACAGAGGACTCGCCTGAGAAGTTGGTTTCCATTCATGCGCTCTCCAAGTCCTATGTCCTGAATCAGCGATTGTTTCGACGGCACGCGAGTTCGGTGCAGGCGCTGCGCGCAGTCACTCTTTCCATCCTCCGTGGTTCGAGCTTTGGATTAACCGGCCCTTCCGGATCAGGAAAAAGCACGCTCGCGGAGTGCATTGCAGGCTGGGAGAGAGCCGATTCGGGAGAAATACTGTTTCGCGGAGAAGATCTGACCAAACTCTCCGGGAGGGCGCTGCTGCGAGTACGCGCACGCATTCAACTGGTGCTGCAGGATTCGGCAGCCGCTTTCAATCCAAATCTCACCGCTGAAGAAATTGTCGAAGAACCACTGCTGATCCAGGGCAAGGGTAAAAAAGAGCGTCGCGCATTGGCGAGACGACTCTTTCTGGAGACTGGCCTCGATGGCGACATGCTGACGCGCACTCCGCTGACATTTAGCGGAGGCCAACGGCAGCGACTGGCAATTGCGCGGGCACTGATTCTCAATCCGGAACTCGTGATCTTCGACGAATCGATGACTGGTCTGGACACCGAGACACGGGAGCAGATCCTGCAGCTCCTCGGAAGACTCAAGGCGGCGCGAAATCTGACCTATGTGCTGATATCTCACGACGCGGACTTGCTCAGCGCTGCAGCCGACATAATCGCCACTATGCGGAGCGGCGAACTGGTGGACGTGGTGCGCTGCGGCAAGTGCATAGAACCCAGCGATGCCGCACAGTTCGGACCGCGCTTGGAAGCTAAGGCGCTCGCAACCGGAGAGCCTGCATGA